The window GAACGCCCAACTCGACGCGTACGCGACCGACCTCGGCGCGGTGCTGGCGAACGACGCGCCCAGACATGGAGCTGCGACGCGGCTGGCGGAGGTGACGCGCTCCCGGGAGGGGTTCGACCGTGAGGCCGACGCTCTCGCGGCGCGAATCGTCCGCGTGCTCCCCGAGAACCTGATGTATCGCGTGGGCACCGAACACGGAGCGGTCGGGTATTCGCGGCCCGACGGCGTGGCGTACGGGACGGCGCGTCACGCGACCCCCTACGGGACGGTGACTATCTGGGTGTGGTACGCGTGAACCGCCGCGGCCAGCTCGTGCTCGTCGCGGCGGCAGTGGTCGCGCTCGCGCTCGTCCCCGTCGTCGCGGCCTACCTCCAACTCGGGTACGCGCCCGGGTCGGAGACGACCGCGGAACCGCGGCCGGGCGCTGACGCCGAGCGGTTGTTGTCCCGGGCGGTGGCGCGCGCGCCCGTCGTCGCCGGCTACGACTGGGCGGACAGCGCGGAAGCGGTCGCGGTCGTTCGGGACGCGCTCGCGCCGCGACTGGACGCGCTCCGAACCGCGCGCCTGACCGGCGGAACGGCGGCCGTCGTGGCGTACGCGCCCGGAGTCGCGGACTCGTGGGCGGCCTCTGAGTGTCCGTCGGGGCCGAACCGCCAGTTCGGCGCGTGTCGCGCGGACGGCGGCGTTGTCGTACAGGAGCGCGGCGGCCGCACGCACCTCGTTGCGGTCGCGGTCGCGGTGCGCGTCGTCTCCGACAGGCGAACCGCGACCCTCACGCTCGTGGTGGAGCGCTGACTCGTCAGTGGCTCAGAGGTCGCCCCAGTAGTCGGGTTCGTTCCCGGGTTTCCACTTGATGGTGCAGCCGCGGGCGGGCGCGAACTCGCGGGTCACGTCCTCGCCGGCGAGGACGGTGTCGATGGCGTCACGCATCTCGAACCCGGGTTCGCCGGACGGTTCCGAGTCGGGCGACTGGGCGTCGTCGAGGCGGCCGTGGTAGGCGAGTTCGAGGCCGTCGCGGTTCGCGAAGAGGAAGGGGTCGGGCGTGCAGACCGCGCCGTAGGCCGCTGCGGTCGTCTGGGATTCGTCTCGGAGGTAGGCGTCGTAGGCCACGGTTCCCTCGCGGACGGCGTCGCGCATCGCCGCGAAGGAGTCGTCGGGGTAGGCGTCGGCGTCGTTGGAGTTGATGCCGACCACCGCCACGTCGTCGTAGTCGGCGGCGATGGCGTTCAGGGTCGGGTGTTTCGCCTGCGCGTACGGACAGTGGTTGCACGTGAACACGACGAGCAGGGCGTCGCACTCACGGAAGTCGTCGGGAGAGTACGTCTCGCCGTCTGTTCCGGGGAGGGAGAACTCGGGTGCCGGGTCGCCGCGGTCGAGCACGCGCGTTGATTCGCCTGCCATGCCTGGAGAAACGGAGAGCGGTCGGAAAAGCGCTCGGCCCGCGGACGCGTTCGCCTACTCGAACCCCCACTCGTCGGCGCGGCGTTCGGCCGTTTCGCGGGCGCGCTCGCGGATGTCCGCGATGGCGTCGTCGTCCGCGAGGAAGGCTTCCACGGCGTCGAGCGACCCGGCGTCCGCGTCGGCCGTGTCGGGCGCGCGCTCGCGGGTGCGGGCGGCGAGCGCGTCGTCGCCCGCGAGGTGAGTGGCGGGAGCGTCGGGCGCGACCGCGCAGTCGGCAGGCGGGGCGGGCGCGGGGTCGGCGTGGAGTTCGACGCGGACGGGACCGGGGTTCGCGAACGCGGCGAGCGCCGCGCCGCCGGCGCGGCCGTCGCTGTGGCGTGCGTGCGTCGGGACGCCGTCAGCGAACCAGAGGGTGAGGCGGTCAGCGGCGTCGAGCAGGAGCGTCTGCTGGGGTTCGAGAACCGCGCGGC is drawn from Salarchaeum sp. JOR-1 and contains these coding sequences:
- a CDS encoding thioredoxin family protein, coding for MAGESTRVLDRGDPAPEFSLPGTDGETYSPDDFRECDALLVVFTCNHCPYAQAKHPTLNAIAADYDDVAVVGINSNDADAYPDDSFAAMRDAVREGTVAYDAYLRDESQTTAAAYGAVCTPDPFLFANRDGLELAYHGRLDDAQSPDSEPSGEPGFEMRDAIDTVLAGEDVTREFAPARGCTIKWKPGNEPDYWGDL